Proteins encoded by one window of Venturia canescens isolate UGA chromosome 2, ASM1945775v1, whole genome shotgun sequence:
- the LOC122407152 gene encoding peroxidase-like isoform X2: MDSPWKMGLDVIAFFNNSYQRFEKFKKTQSASGIMAGSIAALACLWITIQSLGFFGYGHVIGGYRVPLYVQNHRAAMNGILNEMFARTEQPKPPRLPELNGNALNTSIVYGQNVVGRLQRLEENLVSAGILLGQNTPAHDQYIFSAPNDEAFEMQADALVAAKASMYLLQHHCHRYGENEGKCAHFVSTLSLEGTSLGESCVSSHNVDCDGISTYRSIDGSCNNPDNPRWGSALTAYARVLFPRYSDGIQEPRKAERRRRQLPGPRIVSTTLSRNTENSDLSKTLSVMQWSQFIAHDLAHTPVRKMVSTGQPISCCNHDGSWPAPRHIHPHCAAIRIPESDPIYGEHYISCMNYVRSLPVIEEDCNFGPIEQMNQVSHFLDASTIYGSTLRRSFELRAFRDGKLRVQSHENHDYLPGTTDVRECLTNRSCYKAGDDRVNFEPTLAVMHTVWLREHNRIAESLHKINPSWSDEKIYQESRRIVIAEIQHITYNEWLPIILGNDYVNAIGLGVRQDHTEDYSSSENPTVSNEAATAVFRFFNSLKQGQLSLPDDARQMNSSLQLSDYFYKPRIIENDGIFDGLVRSLATQLANKMDINLVPDITHRLYKTNSSLGLDTISLDIQQGRDHGLPGYNHYRKYCGVPAAKKFGDFMDHIPMEIVKKLESLYDHPNDVDLIIGGMAERPVDDGLLGPTFRCLLSEQMARSRWTDRYFYDSANQPHPFTSEQLNQLRRVTLARIFCDNSNNVSQMQPNVFIRPQVGNEITLCDDFQAIPSVDLYAWAEKAKAYR, from the exons ATGGATTCACCCTGGAAGATGGGACTTGACGTAATCGCATTCTTTAATAATAGTTATcaacgatttgaaaaattcaagaaaaccCAATCAG CCAGTGGAATTATGGCGGGTTCGATAGCAGCCTTAGCCTGTTTATGGATAACAATCCAGAGCTTAGGGTTCTTTGGTTATGGCCACGTTATCGGTGGTTACAGAGTCCCTCTGTACGTGCAGAATCATCGTGCGGCGATGAACG gAATTCTGAACGAGATGTTCGCTCGTACTGAGCAGCCGAAACCCCCGAGACTGCCGGAATTGAATGGAAACGCGCTCAACACTTCAATCGTTTATGGGCAAAACGTAGTCGGCCGTTTGCAAAGGTTGGAGGAAAACCTCGTTTCGGCGGGAATCCTTCTTGGCCAAAATACGCCTGCTCACgatcaatacattttttcggcACCGAACGACGAAGCGTTTGAGATGCAGGCCGATGCACTCGTCGCAGCTAAAGCTTCGATGTATCTCTTGCAGCATCACTGCCACAG ATACGGAGAGAACGAAGGAAAGTGCGCCCATTTCGTTTCAACCCTCAGCCTGGAGGGCACGAGCTTAGGCGAGAGTTGCGTATCGAGCCATAACGTTGATTGCGATGGAATTTCAACGTATCGTTCGATCGACGGAAGTTGCAACAATCCGGACAATCCACGATGGGGTAGCGCGTTGACGGCCTATGCGAGAGTTTTATTCCCTCGTTATTCCGATG GGATCCAAGAGCCGAGAAAAGCTGAGAGGAGAAGAAGACAGTTGCCTGGACCGAGGATCGTCAGTACCACTCTTTCACGCAACACCGAAAATTCTGACCTCTCCAAAACTCTGTCCGTCATGCAATGGAGTCAGTTCATCGCTCACGATCTCGCTCACACTCCCGTTCGGAAAATGG TTTCAACCGGTCAGCCGATTTCTTGCTGCAATCACGACGGTTCGTGGCCTGCACCGAGACACATTCATCCGCACTGCGCCGCCATCCGGATTCCTGAAAGCGATCCGATTTACGGCGAACATTACATCAGTTGTATGAATTACGTTCGTTCGCTACCGGTGATCGAAGAAGACTGCAATTTCGGACCGATAGAGCAg atGAATCAAGTGTCCCACTTCCTGGACGCCTCGACGATTTACGGATCAACGCTGAGACGTTCTTTCGAATTGCGTGCCTTCAGGGATGGAAAATTGCGCGTCCAAAGTCACGAAAACCACGATTATTTGCCAGGCACCACCGACGTTAGAGAGTGTCTGACGAATAGATCTTGCTACAAAGCCG GCGATGATCGTGTTAATTTCGAACCGACTCTGGCCGTGATGCACACCGTGTGGCTTCGGGAGCACAATCGCATCGCCGAGAGCCTTCACAAAATCAATCCATCGTGGTCGGACGAGAAAATTTATCAGGAATCGCGGAGAATCGTGATCGCTGAAATTCAGCACATAACGTACAACGAGTGGCTCCCAATAATACTCGGAAATGATTATGTCAACGCCATTGGTTTGGGTGTCAGACAAGATCACACTGAGGACTACAGTTCTTCGGAGAATCCCACAGTCAGCAACGAAGCTGCGACTGCCGTTTTCCGGTTTTTCAATTCCCTGAAACAGGGACAGTTGAG CTTGCCGGATGATGCGCGCCAGATGAACTCGTCTCTCCAACTTTCCGACTACTTTTACAAACCTCGGATCATCGAGAACGACGGAATTTTCGACGGTCTCGTAAGAAGTCTAGCGACACAATTGGCGAACAAAATGGACATAAATTTAGTGCCCGAC ATTACCCATCGACTCTACAAAACTAATTCATCCCTTGGGCTGGACACCATCAGTCTGGATATTCAACAGGGTCGCGACCATGGCCTCCCAGGCTATAATCATTATCGTAAATATTGCGGAGTTCCAGCAGCAAAGAAATTCGGAGATTTTATGGATCACATACCAATGGAG ATTGTCAAAAAATTGGAATCGTTGTACGATCACCCTAACGACGTTGATCTAATTATTGGCGGTATGGCCGAACGTCCGGTCGACGACGGTCTTTTGGGGCCGACATTCCGTTGTTTACTTTCTGAACAGATGGCTCGGAGTCGCTGGACCGATCGGTACTTTTACGACTCCGCTAATCAGCCACATCCATTCACATCTG AGCAACTGAATCAACTGCGTCGCGTTACATTGGCGCGTATTTTCTGTGATAATAGCAACAACGTTTCACAAATGCAGCCAAATGTTTTTATACGACCTCAAGTTGG AAACGAAATTACTTTGTGCGACGATTTTCAAGCGATACCAAGCGTCGATCTGTACGCCTGGGCCGAAAAGGCTAAAGCCTACCGCTGA
- the LOC122407152 gene encoding peroxidase-like isoform X1, with amino-acid sequence MPKIEIGLSRSRAFFLRHFFSLSPIYAMQGLEKHRGNFLASGIMAGSIAALACLWITIQSLGFFGYGHVIGGYRVPLYVQNHRAAMNGILNEMFARTEQPKPPRLPELNGNALNTSIVYGQNVVGRLQRLEENLVSAGILLGQNTPAHDQYIFSAPNDEAFEMQADALVAAKASMYLLQHHCHRYGENEGKCAHFVSTLSLEGTSLGESCVSSHNVDCDGISTYRSIDGSCNNPDNPRWGSALTAYARVLFPRYSDGIQEPRKAERRRRQLPGPRIVSTTLSRNTENSDLSKTLSVMQWSQFIAHDLAHTPVRKMVSTGQPISCCNHDGSWPAPRHIHPHCAAIRIPESDPIYGEHYISCMNYVRSLPVIEEDCNFGPIEQMNQVSHFLDASTIYGSTLRRSFELRAFRDGKLRVQSHENHDYLPGTTDVRECLTNRSCYKAGDDRVNFEPTLAVMHTVWLREHNRIAESLHKINPSWSDEKIYQESRRIVIAEIQHITYNEWLPIILGNDYVNAIGLGVRQDHTEDYSSSENPTVSNEAATAVFRFFNSLKQGQLSLPDDARQMNSSLQLSDYFYKPRIIENDGIFDGLVRSLATQLANKMDINLVPDITHRLYKTNSSLGLDTISLDIQQGRDHGLPGYNHYRKYCGVPAAKKFGDFMDHIPMEIVKKLESLYDHPNDVDLIIGGMAERPVDDGLLGPTFRCLLSEQMARSRWTDRYFYDSANQPHPFTSEQLNQLRRVTLARIFCDNSNNVSQMQPNVFIRPQVGNEITLCDDFQAIPSVDLYAWAEKAKAYR; translated from the exons atgcCGAAAATCGAAATTGGGTTGTCGCGTAGTCGCGCGTTCTTTCTTCgccattttttctcgctctccccGATTTACGCGATGCAGGGCTTGGAAAAACACAGAGGAAATTTCCTCG CCAGTGGAATTATGGCGGGTTCGATAGCAGCCTTAGCCTGTTTATGGATAACAATCCAGAGCTTAGGGTTCTTTGGTTATGGCCACGTTATCGGTGGTTACAGAGTCCCTCTGTACGTGCAGAATCATCGTGCGGCGATGAACG gAATTCTGAACGAGATGTTCGCTCGTACTGAGCAGCCGAAACCCCCGAGACTGCCGGAATTGAATGGAAACGCGCTCAACACTTCAATCGTTTATGGGCAAAACGTAGTCGGCCGTTTGCAAAGGTTGGAGGAAAACCTCGTTTCGGCGGGAATCCTTCTTGGCCAAAATACGCCTGCTCACgatcaatacattttttcggcACCGAACGACGAAGCGTTTGAGATGCAGGCCGATGCACTCGTCGCAGCTAAAGCTTCGATGTATCTCTTGCAGCATCACTGCCACAG ATACGGAGAGAACGAAGGAAAGTGCGCCCATTTCGTTTCAACCCTCAGCCTGGAGGGCACGAGCTTAGGCGAGAGTTGCGTATCGAGCCATAACGTTGATTGCGATGGAATTTCAACGTATCGTTCGATCGACGGAAGTTGCAACAATCCGGACAATCCACGATGGGGTAGCGCGTTGACGGCCTATGCGAGAGTTTTATTCCCTCGTTATTCCGATG GGATCCAAGAGCCGAGAAAAGCTGAGAGGAGAAGAAGACAGTTGCCTGGACCGAGGATCGTCAGTACCACTCTTTCACGCAACACCGAAAATTCTGACCTCTCCAAAACTCTGTCCGTCATGCAATGGAGTCAGTTCATCGCTCACGATCTCGCTCACACTCCCGTTCGGAAAATGG TTTCAACCGGTCAGCCGATTTCTTGCTGCAATCACGACGGTTCGTGGCCTGCACCGAGACACATTCATCCGCACTGCGCCGCCATCCGGATTCCTGAAAGCGATCCGATTTACGGCGAACATTACATCAGTTGTATGAATTACGTTCGTTCGCTACCGGTGATCGAAGAAGACTGCAATTTCGGACCGATAGAGCAg atGAATCAAGTGTCCCACTTCCTGGACGCCTCGACGATTTACGGATCAACGCTGAGACGTTCTTTCGAATTGCGTGCCTTCAGGGATGGAAAATTGCGCGTCCAAAGTCACGAAAACCACGATTATTTGCCAGGCACCACCGACGTTAGAGAGTGTCTGACGAATAGATCTTGCTACAAAGCCG GCGATGATCGTGTTAATTTCGAACCGACTCTGGCCGTGATGCACACCGTGTGGCTTCGGGAGCACAATCGCATCGCCGAGAGCCTTCACAAAATCAATCCATCGTGGTCGGACGAGAAAATTTATCAGGAATCGCGGAGAATCGTGATCGCTGAAATTCAGCACATAACGTACAACGAGTGGCTCCCAATAATACTCGGAAATGATTATGTCAACGCCATTGGTTTGGGTGTCAGACAAGATCACACTGAGGACTACAGTTCTTCGGAGAATCCCACAGTCAGCAACGAAGCTGCGACTGCCGTTTTCCGGTTTTTCAATTCCCTGAAACAGGGACAGTTGAG CTTGCCGGATGATGCGCGCCAGATGAACTCGTCTCTCCAACTTTCCGACTACTTTTACAAACCTCGGATCATCGAGAACGACGGAATTTTCGACGGTCTCGTAAGAAGTCTAGCGACACAATTGGCGAACAAAATGGACATAAATTTAGTGCCCGAC ATTACCCATCGACTCTACAAAACTAATTCATCCCTTGGGCTGGACACCATCAGTCTGGATATTCAACAGGGTCGCGACCATGGCCTCCCAGGCTATAATCATTATCGTAAATATTGCGGAGTTCCAGCAGCAAAGAAATTCGGAGATTTTATGGATCACATACCAATGGAG ATTGTCAAAAAATTGGAATCGTTGTACGATCACCCTAACGACGTTGATCTAATTATTGGCGGTATGGCCGAACGTCCGGTCGACGACGGTCTTTTGGGGCCGACATTCCGTTGTTTACTTTCTGAACAGATGGCTCGGAGTCGCTGGACCGATCGGTACTTTTACGACTCCGCTAATCAGCCACATCCATTCACATCTG AGCAACTGAATCAACTGCGTCGCGTTACATTGGCGCGTATTTTCTGTGATAATAGCAACAACGTTTCACAAATGCAGCCAAATGTTTTTATACGACCTCAAGTTGG AAACGAAATTACTTTGTGCGACGATTTTCAAGCGATACCAAGCGTCGATCTGTACGCCTGGGCCGAAAAGGCTAAAGCCTACCGCTGA
- the LOC122407152 gene encoding peroxidase-like isoform X3: MAGSIAALACLWITIQSLGFFGYGHVIGGYRVPLYVQNHRAAMNGILNEMFARTEQPKPPRLPELNGNALNTSIVYGQNVVGRLQRLEENLVSAGILLGQNTPAHDQYIFSAPNDEAFEMQADALVAAKASMYLLQHHCHRYGENEGKCAHFVSTLSLEGTSLGESCVSSHNVDCDGISTYRSIDGSCNNPDNPRWGSALTAYARVLFPRYSDGIQEPRKAERRRRQLPGPRIVSTTLSRNTENSDLSKTLSVMQWSQFIAHDLAHTPVRKMVSTGQPISCCNHDGSWPAPRHIHPHCAAIRIPESDPIYGEHYISCMNYVRSLPVIEEDCNFGPIEQMNQVSHFLDASTIYGSTLRRSFELRAFRDGKLRVQSHENHDYLPGTTDVRECLTNRSCYKAGDDRVNFEPTLAVMHTVWLREHNRIAESLHKINPSWSDEKIYQESRRIVIAEIQHITYNEWLPIILGNDYVNAIGLGVRQDHTEDYSSSENPTVSNEAATAVFRFFNSLKQGQLSLPDDARQMNSSLQLSDYFYKPRIIENDGIFDGLVRSLATQLANKMDINLVPDITHRLYKTNSSLGLDTISLDIQQGRDHGLPGYNHYRKYCGVPAAKKFGDFMDHIPMEIVKKLESLYDHPNDVDLIIGGMAERPVDDGLLGPTFRCLLSEQMARSRWTDRYFYDSANQPHPFTSEQLNQLRRVTLARIFCDNSNNVSQMQPNVFIRPQVGNEITLCDDFQAIPSVDLYAWAEKAKAYR; this comes from the exons ATGGCGGGTTCGATAGCAGCCTTAGCCTGTTTATGGATAACAATCCAGAGCTTAGGGTTCTTTGGTTATGGCCACGTTATCGGTGGTTACAGAGTCCCTCTGTACGTGCAGAATCATCGTGCGGCGATGAACG gAATTCTGAACGAGATGTTCGCTCGTACTGAGCAGCCGAAACCCCCGAGACTGCCGGAATTGAATGGAAACGCGCTCAACACTTCAATCGTTTATGGGCAAAACGTAGTCGGCCGTTTGCAAAGGTTGGAGGAAAACCTCGTTTCGGCGGGAATCCTTCTTGGCCAAAATACGCCTGCTCACgatcaatacattttttcggcACCGAACGACGAAGCGTTTGAGATGCAGGCCGATGCACTCGTCGCAGCTAAAGCTTCGATGTATCTCTTGCAGCATCACTGCCACAG ATACGGAGAGAACGAAGGAAAGTGCGCCCATTTCGTTTCAACCCTCAGCCTGGAGGGCACGAGCTTAGGCGAGAGTTGCGTATCGAGCCATAACGTTGATTGCGATGGAATTTCAACGTATCGTTCGATCGACGGAAGTTGCAACAATCCGGACAATCCACGATGGGGTAGCGCGTTGACGGCCTATGCGAGAGTTTTATTCCCTCGTTATTCCGATG GGATCCAAGAGCCGAGAAAAGCTGAGAGGAGAAGAAGACAGTTGCCTGGACCGAGGATCGTCAGTACCACTCTTTCACGCAACACCGAAAATTCTGACCTCTCCAAAACTCTGTCCGTCATGCAATGGAGTCAGTTCATCGCTCACGATCTCGCTCACACTCCCGTTCGGAAAATGG TTTCAACCGGTCAGCCGATTTCTTGCTGCAATCACGACGGTTCGTGGCCTGCACCGAGACACATTCATCCGCACTGCGCCGCCATCCGGATTCCTGAAAGCGATCCGATTTACGGCGAACATTACATCAGTTGTATGAATTACGTTCGTTCGCTACCGGTGATCGAAGAAGACTGCAATTTCGGACCGATAGAGCAg atGAATCAAGTGTCCCACTTCCTGGACGCCTCGACGATTTACGGATCAACGCTGAGACGTTCTTTCGAATTGCGTGCCTTCAGGGATGGAAAATTGCGCGTCCAAAGTCACGAAAACCACGATTATTTGCCAGGCACCACCGACGTTAGAGAGTGTCTGACGAATAGATCTTGCTACAAAGCCG GCGATGATCGTGTTAATTTCGAACCGACTCTGGCCGTGATGCACACCGTGTGGCTTCGGGAGCACAATCGCATCGCCGAGAGCCTTCACAAAATCAATCCATCGTGGTCGGACGAGAAAATTTATCAGGAATCGCGGAGAATCGTGATCGCTGAAATTCAGCACATAACGTACAACGAGTGGCTCCCAATAATACTCGGAAATGATTATGTCAACGCCATTGGTTTGGGTGTCAGACAAGATCACACTGAGGACTACAGTTCTTCGGAGAATCCCACAGTCAGCAACGAAGCTGCGACTGCCGTTTTCCGGTTTTTCAATTCCCTGAAACAGGGACAGTTGAG CTTGCCGGATGATGCGCGCCAGATGAACTCGTCTCTCCAACTTTCCGACTACTTTTACAAACCTCGGATCATCGAGAACGACGGAATTTTCGACGGTCTCGTAAGAAGTCTAGCGACACAATTGGCGAACAAAATGGACATAAATTTAGTGCCCGAC ATTACCCATCGACTCTACAAAACTAATTCATCCCTTGGGCTGGACACCATCAGTCTGGATATTCAACAGGGTCGCGACCATGGCCTCCCAGGCTATAATCATTATCGTAAATATTGCGGAGTTCCAGCAGCAAAGAAATTCGGAGATTTTATGGATCACATACCAATGGAG ATTGTCAAAAAATTGGAATCGTTGTACGATCACCCTAACGACGTTGATCTAATTATTGGCGGTATGGCCGAACGTCCGGTCGACGACGGTCTTTTGGGGCCGACATTCCGTTGTTTACTTTCTGAACAGATGGCTCGGAGTCGCTGGACCGATCGGTACTTTTACGACTCCGCTAATCAGCCACATCCATTCACATCTG AGCAACTGAATCAACTGCGTCGCGTTACATTGGCGCGTATTTTCTGTGATAATAGCAACAACGTTTCACAAATGCAGCCAAATGTTTTTATACGACCTCAAGTTGG AAACGAAATTACTTTGTGCGACGATTTTCAAGCGATACCAAGCGTCGATCTGTACGCCTGGGCCGAAAAGGCTAAAGCCTACCGCTGA
- the LOC122407154 gene encoding synaptic vesicle glycoprotein 2B-like isoform X2, which produces MTPSINYQGDDVEKAEGPADFERAIKLTGYGRFNYLLLLAILPAGCASIYSSTSMSYVLSSAECDLSLTLFDKGLLNSMPFAGMIVTSFFWGFMTDTFGRKKILMYGYLTTSLVSLSSSLSQTSGMLIFFKFLNGVVISGPFSALMSYLAEVHGEQQRSRIYMWLGIFYSIAHITMPCLAWLIIPQTWQWSVAGGTFRVTSWRIFLAVCAIPEVAAFIALSWFPESPRFLLSKGRDQDALEVFRRIYSLNSGKEAHTYPVKSLENEVLVKDKSKSLMESLSGGWQQIKPLFNSHYVFRLILIGAIQFGGTVGSNSLRLWMPQLFTIIETYEANHPIKTSGPFPSICVMIDESRKHEYHLEQTPSSNRTVQFSGVCAPVVLNSTVYINSIVIALTGVIGYTLAGTIINAVGKKKLMVFCFLSAGLCCGVLYWAEDSNGILGISAVFVALSSIGGAAVINFIVDNFPTCLRTMAISITMMSGRFGAVAGNLLFPVLFDAGCLGPFVMIGIACLICSLLVFFIPQKDAPEEIPEQ; this is translated from the exons ATGACTCCGTCAATAAACTATCAAG gtGACGATGTCGAGAAAGCCGAAGGACCGGCGGATTTCGAACGAGCAATAAAATTGACAG GATATGGAAGGTTCAACTATCTTTTGCTCCTGGCCATTCTGCCGGCGGGATGTGCCAGCATTTATTCCTCCACTTCGATGTCGTACGTTCTATCCTCGGCGGAGTGCGATCTCAGTCTCACTCTCTTCGACAAGGGACTCTTAAACTCGATGCCTTTCGCTG GGATGATCGTGACCTCCTTTTTCTGGGGATTCATGACCGATACGTTTGGACGTAAAAAGATTCTGATGTACGGCTACCTGACGACGAGTTTGGTCAGTTTGTCGAGTTCGTTGTCGCAGACGTCGGGGatgttgatatttttcaaattcttgaaCGGCGTTGT CATTTCCGGACCGTTCTCAGCGTTGATGTCGTACCTTGCGGAGGTTCACGGCGAGCAGCAGCGCTCGCGAATTTATATGTGGCTCGGGATATTCTATTCGATAGCGCACATAACGATGCCCT GTCTCGCGTGGCTGATAATCCCTCAGACGTGGCAATGGAGCGTCGCCGGCGGCACTTTCAGAGTGACCTCTTGGAGAATATTTTTGGCAGTATGCGCGATCCCCGAGGTTGCAGCGTTCATAGCTCTCTCGTGGTTTCCCGAGAGCCCTCGATTTCTCCTTTCCAAGGGCCGCGACCAGGACGCCCTCGAGGTTTTCAGAAGGATCTACAGCCTCAACTCCGGAAAAGAAGCCCACACTTACCCG GTAAAGAGTCTCGAAAACGAAGTTTTAGTAAAAGACAAAAGCAAGAGTCTGATGGAGTCTTTGAGCGGTGGATGGCAGCAGATAAAACCACTCTTCAATTCCCATTACGTGTTCAGATTGATATTGATCGGTGCTATACAGTTTGGCGGCACTGTTGG TTCAAACTCTCTGAGATTGTGGATGCCACAATTGTTCACCATCATAGAAACCTACGAGGCGAACCATCCGATCAAAACTTCCGGTCCCTTTCCGTCCATCTGCGTTATGATCGACGAGAGTCGAAAGCACGAGTATCACTTGGAACAGACTCCGAGCAGTAACCGCACAGTCCAGTTTTCTGGGGTGTGTGCACCG gtCGTTCTCAATTCAACTGTTTACATAAACTCCATCGTGATCGCCCTGACTGGTGTGATCGGGTACACTTTGGCTGGCACGATCATCAACGCCGTCGGCAAGAAGAAGCTCATGG TCTTCTGCTTTCTGTCGGCGGGATTGTGTTGCGGAGTGCTTTATTGGGCCGAAGATTCCAACGGGATTCTTGGCATCTCGGCCGTTTTTGTTGCACTTTCAAGCATCGGGGGTGCCGCCGTTATCAACTTCATCGTTGATAATTTCCCTACGTGTCTTCG aaCAATGGCCATCAGTATCACTATGATGTCGGGCCGATTCGGGGCTGTTGCTGGAAACCTTCTATTTCCGGTGCTCTTCGACGCCGGCTGTTTAGGTCCTTTCGTCATGATCGGTATCGCCTGCTTGA TCTGTTCGCTCCTGGTATTCTTCATTCCTCAAAAGGACGCTCCGGAGGAGATACCAGAACAGTGA
- the LOC122407154 gene encoding synaptic vesicle glycoprotein 2B-like isoform X1, with translation MSPRSSCFTKQSDDVEKAEGPADFERAIKLTGYGRFNYLLLLAILPAGCASIYSSTSMSYVLSSAECDLSLTLFDKGLLNSMPFAGMIVTSFFWGFMTDTFGRKKILMYGYLTTSLVSLSSSLSQTSGMLIFFKFLNGVVISGPFSALMSYLAEVHGEQQRSRIYMWLGIFYSIAHITMPCLAWLIIPQTWQWSVAGGTFRVTSWRIFLAVCAIPEVAAFIALSWFPESPRFLLSKGRDQDALEVFRRIYSLNSGKEAHTYPVKSLENEVLVKDKSKSLMESLSGGWQQIKPLFNSHYVFRLILIGAIQFGGTVGSNSLRLWMPQLFTIIETYEANHPIKTSGPFPSICVMIDESRKHEYHLEQTPSSNRTVQFSGVCAPVVLNSTVYINSIVIALTGVIGYTLAGTIINAVGKKKLMVFCFLSAGLCCGVLYWAEDSNGILGISAVFVALSSIGGAAVINFIVDNFPTCLRTMAISITMMSGRFGAVAGNLLFPVLFDAGCLGPFVMIGIACLICSLLVFFIPQKDAPEEIPEQ, from the exons ATGAGTCCGCGGTCTTCTTGTTTCACGAAACAGA gtGACGATGTCGAGAAAGCCGAAGGACCGGCGGATTTCGAACGAGCAATAAAATTGACAG GATATGGAAGGTTCAACTATCTTTTGCTCCTGGCCATTCTGCCGGCGGGATGTGCCAGCATTTATTCCTCCACTTCGATGTCGTACGTTCTATCCTCGGCGGAGTGCGATCTCAGTCTCACTCTCTTCGACAAGGGACTCTTAAACTCGATGCCTTTCGCTG GGATGATCGTGACCTCCTTTTTCTGGGGATTCATGACCGATACGTTTGGACGTAAAAAGATTCTGATGTACGGCTACCTGACGACGAGTTTGGTCAGTTTGTCGAGTTCGTTGTCGCAGACGTCGGGGatgttgatatttttcaaattcttgaaCGGCGTTGT CATTTCCGGACCGTTCTCAGCGTTGATGTCGTACCTTGCGGAGGTTCACGGCGAGCAGCAGCGCTCGCGAATTTATATGTGGCTCGGGATATTCTATTCGATAGCGCACATAACGATGCCCT GTCTCGCGTGGCTGATAATCCCTCAGACGTGGCAATGGAGCGTCGCCGGCGGCACTTTCAGAGTGACCTCTTGGAGAATATTTTTGGCAGTATGCGCGATCCCCGAGGTTGCAGCGTTCATAGCTCTCTCGTGGTTTCCCGAGAGCCCTCGATTTCTCCTTTCCAAGGGCCGCGACCAGGACGCCCTCGAGGTTTTCAGAAGGATCTACAGCCTCAACTCCGGAAAAGAAGCCCACACTTACCCG GTAAAGAGTCTCGAAAACGAAGTTTTAGTAAAAGACAAAAGCAAGAGTCTGATGGAGTCTTTGAGCGGTGGATGGCAGCAGATAAAACCACTCTTCAATTCCCATTACGTGTTCAGATTGATATTGATCGGTGCTATACAGTTTGGCGGCACTGTTGG TTCAAACTCTCTGAGATTGTGGATGCCACAATTGTTCACCATCATAGAAACCTACGAGGCGAACCATCCGATCAAAACTTCCGGTCCCTTTCCGTCCATCTGCGTTATGATCGACGAGAGTCGAAAGCACGAGTATCACTTGGAACAGACTCCGAGCAGTAACCGCACAGTCCAGTTTTCTGGGGTGTGTGCACCG gtCGTTCTCAATTCAACTGTTTACATAAACTCCATCGTGATCGCCCTGACTGGTGTGATCGGGTACACTTTGGCTGGCACGATCATCAACGCCGTCGGCAAGAAGAAGCTCATGG TCTTCTGCTTTCTGTCGGCGGGATTGTGTTGCGGAGTGCTTTATTGGGCCGAAGATTCCAACGGGATTCTTGGCATCTCGGCCGTTTTTGTTGCACTTTCAAGCATCGGGGGTGCCGCCGTTATCAACTTCATCGTTGATAATTTCCCTACGTGTCTTCG aaCAATGGCCATCAGTATCACTATGATGTCGGGCCGATTCGGGGCTGTTGCTGGAAACCTTCTATTTCCGGTGCTCTTCGACGCCGGCTGTTTAGGTCCTTTCGTCATGATCGGTATCGCCTGCTTGA TCTGTTCGCTCCTGGTATTCTTCATTCCTCAAAAGGACGCTCCGGAGGAGATACCAGAACAGTGA